The stretch of DNA TGTTGATCcaaatattttagtttttgtttattttgcacattaCCGAGAGCATgaaagaagatgaagatgaatcATTTTAGGTTATTTGCACCTTAATAAAACATCACATCAAgcgaggtaaaaaaaaaaaaaagaaagaaagaaagaatcctGGTGgttaagaaaacacaaagaagattCAAATTAATAAGTGTgcagatgagattttttttaatcccaaggaggaaaacatgaaaaagcattccaacttggaaaaaaacaaacaaaaaaaaaaaaaaatcaagatgatGAGCAGAATCACATTATGAACCCAAATGTCAGAACGCAGCATGGTGCAAAATGGTAATCAGTAAAATGACAAGGGAAATTAAGctaaaaataacctgaaaaCCTTACACTTCTGCACACATAACAGCACTTTAAGGAGCTCAGAGGGAAGTAGTGATGTCACTACCCAGAAATACACTGTATAATAGCGTGCTTATTATGATATTGagaaatgtggatttttttcttacattttgttGTCACTGACatgtcacccccccccccccccccccccccacgccCCTACAGCCCTGAAGAACCCAGAGGTGGTGGCCAAAAGGGGCGGGCTCAGCACCATCCTGAAGAGTGTGATTGACTGTCAGCTGAGCCGCATCAACGAAGCTCTGATCACCACAATCCTCCATCTCCTCAACCACCCACGTACCCGTCAGTACGTGCGAACTGACGTCGAACTAGAGGTACGCacgcacatagacacacagccAAACTGATACGAACAGGGGGAGGCTATTGTTCACAAGTGAGCCAGCGAGCTGGGAGTCATTCCAGTCAGGATTAGCAGTAGGTTGCCCGTCTCTTTCCCATGGAGCTTACAGTGATCGGTTACATCAGTCGTATAAAGTCCCTCTCCCTCCAACACATCCTGTCTGTAAACAGATACCTGGAACAGAGGCATCATCACATTAATAACAACAGCAAGGAGCTAATATATCTGTAGCAGGCTGATTATTGTTAGAAGGTGTATATGAATTTGAAAACGTTTCCACTTCATTTTCAAGAACTGGCGAAGAGCTGCAAATTtggtttaaaatgtattttgttgttgattgTGTTTTGTACTCATccatctgttgtgtgtgtttctgtgattgtgtttgtgtgtctgtgtgtatgttctgtCCTCCAGCAAATCCTTGCGCCTTTCACAGATTTTCACTACCGCCACAACGCAGACACGGCTGAAGGGCAACTTAAGTGAGTGTGCGAGGGGTAAAGAAGAGTGTCAGTGTTACAGTGGAAACAAAAAGATAGTGTTCTGACATTTCCTTCTGTTTACTGTTTGCTGTGTTCCTATATTGGTAACGTCATGCGTCGTGGGGtttgtgtggtgtttttgtgaTATGGCCCCTGCCATCAGGGCTCCTAGACTTCAAAATGACCTGCCTTAGGAGCTTTTCCCTTTTATCTTTTGCTTTGTGACTTGTTTTGCTTGCTTTTAGTTGTCACtgataatttatattttttttgtataaatgcTTTATAACTATTTTGAAAAGTACTATATATAGATTATTATTATGCTTGTGGACCGAACGGTTTGTATCCTGTGTGATAGTgcctgtatatatatgtgtgtgtgtgtgtgtgttttcagggaaGACCGAGAGGCCCGTTTCTTGTCCAGTCGAATGGCCATAGTAGCAGCTTTTCGTTCCTGGTCTGGTAAGGGTCCAATACTCTGATTTTTACACAGTACTCATTGCCGTATTTTCTAACTGATAACTGTGGataaatagtttattttttttgtggagtCATGAGTTTACTGTCCTCTTTGCCTCTTTCTTTATCCAGGGATTATCAACCTATGCAAGGCTGGAAATTCTGGAATCCAATCTTTAATTGGCTTACTTTGCATACCAAATATGGAAGTTAGGGTGAGTACTGAAACAGCTGCATACCAAATATGGCTGTTAGACTGGGTATAAAAAAGCAGTCTTCTCACCAACTAAGGAAGTGTGTGGATTTAAAAACACTGTGTAATTTATGGGCGCAAGATTAGCAAGCAAGACCTTTCGTGTAGTTGACTGAAGTGTTGCTCCAGCCAGCAGGATTGCGGTCTTTCATTGAACCAGCCATTTTTTTTGAGCTTGAGTGGTTCTGCTAATTTGTATGGTAACCACTGTGAAATACTCCCATAACACGCAGCAGGGCAGTGATTCAGTCAAGCCATGTTGAAATTTtgacctgcatttttttttaaatccaaatgAGGTGGCCCAAATTAGACCAAAATGGACTTCCTCAGTAGTGACTCATTTGACAGCAGTGCCAAACAGGCTCTCCCCTATTTTTGGTCAGTTTCCGGTTAGATACAATGTAGTAAAATCCTAAGGCAGCCATGAGACAGACAAATCAAAGCAGAGACACTTGCAGATATTGTCACACTGATTCCTGTGGTTTCAGAGTAACCGGGCCTTCTCTCAAGCATTGGGAGCGTTGTGTAGTCTAATAGTTGGTACTAGCTCAAAGGCTAGAGAGGCGTGCTTATGACCAAAAGGTCACCATCTCACATGCCTGGACCCATGGGGAAAACCCAAGTGTTGAAACTGAATGGTTGTGAGGGCTCTGGGTGGCTCACAGTGTAGAGCATGCACCGTGCACTACTGAGGCTAAGTTAGCTGTAGCAGCCCTGGCCCTTTGCTGAATGtgatctcctctctctgacttGTCTTTCCTATGTCTTTGCACTGTGACAGtctaataaagcaaaaaatgccccaaaaaactTCATAAAAAGGCTCTGCGTCCCTATTTCTCCAACAGTGGAGGGCTGGCTGTAATGCTGTGAGAGTTTAACTGTATGAAGCAAAACAGTGAACAAAACCCTTCCCTCccgacaaacaaacaaaaataaactaaaaaagaaaacaaaatcctgTTCATCCCCacagtgtgtttttggtttggttttataTGGCAGCATATCAACAGCTGCTTTGTTGCTAGCTACCCAGCAGTCCGTATCAGTGCACCTCTTGCTTTCAGCCTGATAGTCCTAAAAACCTATGCACCAAATTTTTATCTTTTGAAGACACTGGAGTATAGGAGTTGTTGAGGGCTGGTTAACGTCATTTGTACTGTGTCAGTCTTGTATGTATCTGACTCTTGTAATATGATTTGCCCTGCAGAAAGGCTTGTTGGAGGTGTTATATGAGATATTCCGGCTTCCTCTGCCCATTGCAACTCAAGACTTTACAGAAGCTCTTCTTAGCGTTGGTAAGGAAACAGCTGTTCAgtcttcaaatgtttttttctacatttttgcattattaCTTTGGtctttttacatttacagtatttCACCGGGCCaaagaaaataatgatgatTTAACAAATATCTGTAGTTTGTCTCTTTGGTCTTGCATGAGTGTAACGGAAAAACACACTCAGAAATTTGCCCTCAAACTTTGTGGTCCTGATTAAACTTGGAAAATCTTTTGCTCATGTATGTTATATTCCCCTCCGGTCTACTTCAGACCCCAGCAGGTTCCAGGACAGCTGGAGACTGTCAGATGGGTTCGTTGCTGCTGAGGCCAAAGTCATCCTGCCACATCGGGCGCGGTCCAGGTGAGAGATAATATGAGAAAAATTTAGATTTCACTGCCAACCACAAATGGCAGcttaacctttacaggtgacaTTAAATAAAACTTCTTTTTTCTGGTTTGTCAGGCCTGATCTGATGGATAACTACCTGGCACTGGTCCTCTCTGCTTTCATCACCAGTGGGCTCTTAGAGGTGAGCCGTTGCACAGGAATAACATGGATCTAATGTGTTTTCTAGACAGCACTATTTAACTGTTTTTCCACAGATTTTATTGTTCAACAAACTTTGCAGGAGTGTAAGAAGTGACAAAAAATGCCTGATGACCACTTTGATGCATGTTACTGAATGTGTAAACGGGCAAAAACAATTTGGCTTGATTTTGTCACCAAGACCTATCTGGTGATTTTGccacattttgcattgcatGTGTGCACAGCCTTAATTTGCAAATGTTGCTATTAAggaagcctctctctctctctttctctaactTTTGTCATTATAGGGTCTTGTTGAAGTGGTGACCAGCAGTGATGACCAGCTCGCTGTCAGAGCCACAATCCTCTTGGGAGAACTACTACACATGGTAATACAGAAGAGGGGCAATGTAGCTGtgttatattttgaacataCTGTCACATTGAGTTATTGTTACTGTAATGCTCAATTAATATCTCTCTGGCTTTTCTTCTACCCACCTTTCTTTTGTTTAGGCAAACACCATCCTTCCTCATTCCCACAGTCACCACCTGCACTGCCTTCCCACCCTCATCAACATGGCAGCCTCTTTTGACATTCCCCAGGAGAAACGACtgtgagcgcgcacacacacacacacacacacacacacacacacacacacacacacacacacacacacacaacatgcacaatCAATCACGTTTGTGTTGTCCCTGGCAGTACCTTCGCTTGCCAAACCTATTTGTTCACCCGCAATCTATTGTTGGGATTTGGGGTTTGGGTTTGTGTTAAATCTATTTTTCCTCGTAAACGTTTTGTGGTCCTTTTATCAATAGTGCTCTGTTAAGTTTTAAAAGAATGTTAGTTATCTTTTTGCAAGAGAACTGAATATATGTTAAGATTTGCAAAGAGAATTcctccagtaaaaaaaaaaaaaaaaatccactgcgTACCTTCAGCACTTCTGTACACTTAAACTGTCAAAGGGTACAAATTTCACACGCACTTGAGCACACATAAACATCCCCCATGTCTCTTGTGTATGTTCTAGTCGGGCGAGTGCGGCAGTCAACCACCTGAAGCGTTTCCATGAGAAGAAGAAACGGGGATCGAAACCTTACAGCCTTTACCTGGACCACATCATCCGCAAGTCTGTGTCGTCACACAACCGCAGAGATTCGCACTCTCGTGCACACCGGGACATCTATGTCATCAAGGTGAGCATGCTTTTCAGATTGTAGACGTGAAGTTGAAGCACACTTTGTACTCGAAAAACATCTCGGGGTAGTTAAAATGCAggaatgtgtaaatgtgaattTGAGCAATAAGCCCTGAGAGGCCGCAGTCTGCAGTGATTTGAGAACAGCGTCTGACATGACATAAAGTTGTAGGGTTAAAACCTACTGAGCTTTTCTAAATTTACATAAGTCACAGCCGCAAGTTGCTGTTGCTCTCATAAAAACATCTGTAACTCATCATTGTATTTAAAGATAGAACTCAGATGTTCAGTAAAGGTGTTATTTTAATCTGTCTAATCTATCTATTTAAGCCTAATCTATAAGAATATAAAGTTAAATTGCCATCACAAATGCTGTAATATTTAAATTAACAATCCCATGTGTGTTCTCCATTGGCTCTGAGCCTGACTCATCCAGTCAGAACCTAGGACCAGAACTatacattttttatgttatcagagtttatatatattgtgtgtgtgtgtgtgtgtgtgtgtgtttgtgtttaggaCACAGAGGACGCACTGATGATGAACCTGAGAGACAGTCACATTCTCAACCACAAGCAGAACCTGGACTGGAACTGGCTGCTCATCGCCACCATCCTCAAGGTGAGACTCTTCTCATTTAACACTACAGATTTCACTCCatgtctcagacacacacacacacacacacgacacagaTGTGTCACACCATGCCAGTTGTCTTTTTTCATTctaatgtttaaatgtttttctaaatgttgttgttttttccctgcAGTGGCCCAATGTAAACCTCAGGAACaacaaagatgaacagatgCACAAGTAAGACCCCGTCATGTCTaaacctgttttgttttttttattgttttagttCTCTGTGATCTAACTTTTATCACTTGCTTATGTTCGTCTCTGTGATGCAGGTTTGTGCGGAGGTTGCTGTATTTTTACAAGCCCAGCAGTAAGCTGTATGCAGCGCTGGAGCTGGACCACCCCAAGGCCAGACAGCTCACTGTGGTGGGCTGTCAGTTTGTTGAGTTCCTCATGGAGTCTGATGAGGTTGGTGAAGAATGAAGTTGCACAAATTCACAGTTTGGGTGGTCCTTTTGACATTTTGTAACCCACCTTGTCTCATCTGTCCTccctgcccccaccccccctttgGCTCCGTCAGCAGGATGGGCAGGGTTACCTGGAGGACCTGGTGCGGGACATGGTGTCGTGGCTGTCCTCATCCTCAGGGTTGAAGCCTGAACGCTGTCTTCAGAGTAACGGCCTGCTCACCACACTCAGCCAACACTACTTCCTCTTCCTGGGGACACTCTCAGCCCACCCACATGGGGTCAAACTGCTGGAGAAATGCGGCCTGTTTCAGTGGTGAGTTTACAGGAAAACCTCACAGCATTTGTTCATCGTTAGGTCATATAGGGTGAGACAGTTAGAAGTGTTTGTTTCAGTTGATTTACTACAGTTGATTTACTAGTGAGCTCTCCTCTAAGCACGTACAGATGGATTCAGTAGAGAATAAACAGTGACAACAGGCACACTTGAGCTAGCTTTGGTTCTCCCACACTACACTGCTGAGTTTTCCCTACTCGTGGCTTGAATTGCCTTTGTCTCCATGTGTGCAGCCTGCTGAACCTGTGCTCAGTGAAGAACCAGGATGCTGTGCTGAAGCTGGCTGTTTCCACACTGGACTACAGCAGAGACGGCCTGGCCAGAGTCATCCTCTCCAAGATCCTCACTGCTGCTACTGATGTGAGACAGTTACTTTGTCCgctatacacatgcacacaaatacaaaaatgcttCTGTTGTTTCTATTTCATTTCTAGTGTTGCAGGGACTGGTTTGAAAACTTGGTTTCACTTGGTTATTTTACTCAGAAAAGCAGCGCAATATACTAGgtaaaagaacaacaacaaaacatcatatcGCATTGCACTGTCATCTAATACAGAATGACATGACTTTAGGCAatgagttgcttttttttttttgttacagtggaacaggttggaAACTGAGTACATTGTTTTCCATCACAACAGTCAGAACAAAAGGGAGAATGGGGAGGCAAGGGgatgaaaaaatgaagacagatgcatttattaaaaaataatacagacCGTACATATAATAGAAGAAATGCACTTTCCCTTTATTGCTAAAAATATCTGTAGTAGTAGTTTACCAcatcagaaaatgacaaaatactgTAAACTAAAAACAGTATGAAAAGTGGAATGTAGTTGAGCTGCTGCAAATAGtgaatatcattttaattaccTTAGTGAAATCACTCTGCAACATTTTATAGTTCCAATGTCTGCACTTTCCACTTTAACAattttccctccttctcccacGATTCCTCTCGACCTGCAGACATGCCGGCTGTATGCCACCAAGCACCTCCGTGTGCTGCTGCGTGCAGGTGTGGAGTTTTTCAGTAGCTGGGGCATGGAGCTGCTCGTCACTCAGCTTCATGACCACAGCAAGGCTGTGTCCATGGAGGCGCTGGACATCTTGGACGAAGCTTGTGAGGACAAGGTGACtgctgggaaacacacacatcatttagAATTATGTCAGTGACCAGTGACAATAAGGTTTGGGAATGGGAGAAACTATCACTCCATCAACAACGACTGTTGAGGTGCACTTAAACGAGGTGCTTTAATGAAGCTCCTTATTAGTTAATGTACAactaaagcattttttttcttgagcagATCGCTAGTAAACCTGAATGATGTGAGCGGATATTTGAAAGAGGGAGAATAGAAATCATGTCAGCTATGGAAGTGGTTTGCTTTCCAGTGATGATGGTGTTTGGTGTCGTGTCTTCCTGCTGTCTGACCTGGTTTGTTGTGTCGGTCCACAGGCCAACCTCCACGCTCTTATCCAACTCAAACCAGCTCTGTCCCACTTGGGAGACAaaggcctcctgctgctcctcaggTTGGTGCACAGCTTTCCAGACATAGCTCTCCACACATGACTCAGTGTTTTCAATTCTTCTATGCAATGCAAAGCTGCCTGGAAGCATTTACATGCCTTATAATTATCCTAAATGTGTTAGAATCACTTGTAAATCCTGTCTCCACTGTTTAGGTTCCTGTCCATTCCTAAGGGTTTCTCCTACCTCAATGAGAGGGGTTATGTCAGCAAACAGTTGGACAAATGGCAGAAGGTAGGGCATACTATCAAGCAGCAAAATTTGCTCTTGCCCATTTTACTTACGTAGCTTCTTGTTTATAATGGGACCATGCctctaaaagaggtctgcaacTTAAACGTCTTTTGGATTGCAGGAATACAACCTTAAGTATGTGGATCTGATAGAGGAGCAGCTCAATGAAGCACTAACAACTTACCGCAAACCTGTTGATGGAGACAACTACGTTAGACGCAGCAACCAAAGGTGGGAGGAGCCTCTTTGGCTTTTATATATAAATAGTTGATCATCAGCTGGAGAGCCATAGGATATCCTGCAGTCTGTGTTTCTGACATCTCCACTGTTTGTTGTTCTCTAGGTTACAAAGACCAAATGTCTATCTCCCTGTGCACTTGTATGGTCAACTTGTCCATGATAAGACAGGCTGCCATCTACTGGAGGCTCAAGTAATTGCCTTTGTCCATGTTTTTACAGCACCATCTATTCTTTGTCCCTTTTCATTTCCTGCTTTCCAGATTCCTCCTtatgtgtctttttctttttccagagtGTGGTTCCTGACCTCAGCTACACTGTTCGCTCCCCGATGCTGGACACCTGGGAGGGCATTAAACAGCTGAAGGCTGCTCTTTGGGCCTTGGTTTGTAACAGTTTCTGtcagtttgtttctctgtcaaaTCACGGTCACTGTGTCACTGTAAGAGCACTTCTGAAGGGTTGTATCTAATTGTGTCTGCTTTTGTCCGTGCAGGGTAACATTGGCTCCTCAAACTGGGGTCTGAAtctcctgcaggaggagaatGTCATTCCTGACATCCTGGCGTTGGCTCAGCACTGTGAGGTGCTGTCTGTACGAGGGTAAGCTGTACACCtgtatatccacacacacactacactccTGAATGCTGATCTTGAAGAGCAATATCACACTGTGAAAACTCTTGGAGAATGTTTACTTAAACTAATTGAGCACCAATTTGGCTACCCTGGCTACTTAACAGCATTGCTGTGCTCCGAGTGCTCCAATGTGGGAACTTGTAGGATTCCTTGATCTTTTGGATTTACGTGAGATGGCCAAGCTTGATCTATCACCAAGATGTTTACTCAGGCAGAGTTAAGGTGCCCCACAAAATTTTATTGGAGCAGGATTTTAACTGAGATCTTCTCAGCAACAATGAATTGTCTTGTTGGCCTGTTCTTTGAAATTTGATTTGCGTTCGTTTTCGGGTGCTTTCACACCTATATTTCAAACCACAGTACACAATgtcctgtgttttgtttctcttcctTTAGTTCAGTCAGATTATGTTCTCACTTATAACAGACCATACTGTAGTACACTTTGAACCGGACCAAATCCCTTTTTTGATGTACAATGTTTCACTTTTTGGCGTGACACTGAATGACTTCACCTTGTTAAAAAAAGGTGCTGCATGCAATTTTGGCCACAAGATGGTGTCATCAGTACAAAGACATGACCTGCACACATTCTTACACACACAGCTAATGGTAGCTCCTGCTGTGCCAGTGTTAGTTGACAGCCACTGGTTGAAActgaaagtaaataaaaaagtgtgcTTTTTGACAGAAATGTTGGATTTAACTCTCACAAGGCTCCCGTTGTCTTCATGTAGTGTTGATGGCGATGAGTTAAAGAACTCAGGGTGGTCCACCACACATGATCACATAAATGGCCAGGACACAAACTTGATGTAAAAAGGGCCTGAACTGGTGGAGCCTTGGCAAAAAGTGATTTAACTAACACATTCTTGGAGTTCTTGGAAGGTTTGGGTGTTTACATGATCTCATGTACATAGGCAGGCAAATATATCATAACTATTTACTCTAAATTCTGTATGGTACAGCTTGCTCAAGGTTCACCTAATGCTTGTTCTTGTTCCTCAAAATGAAGACAACTATTGAGTTAAATGCACCATGGTCTGAATGAAACGGTCCAAACAGGGAAGGTGTGAAAGCCAACCTAGTTTCCTTTCTATGATTGCATTGAAATTTTCCTTTCCCATGATGACTGAAACTGCAAAGTTCAGAgaatatgaaaattaaaaaataaataaataaaaaatcaaatgttcACTGTCAACCTAACCTGCTGGTACAGAGCAATAAACAACTTGGTGAAAAGATGAGACCTGTAACATCTTTGAAAAAATGTCTAGGAAAGCtgtacatttattatttttactcacTATTCTTTCACATCTCCAggacatgtgtgtatgtgcttggtGTGATCTCAAAGACCAAGCAAGGGTGTGAGGTGTTGAAGCAGTATGGCTGGGATGCAGTCAGACACAGTCGCAGGACGCTGTGGCCTGTCACTCCCGAAGAGGTTGACACCCAGTTGACCTCTGAGCTTTCCTCAGTACCGAGCACACTCAGTCTGAACTCCGAATCCACCAGTTCCCGCCACAACAGCGAGAGCGAGTCCCAACCAAGTAAGGACGTGTGATTAGTGATTATGATTAGAAAAACTCAGTCATaacagaattttaaaaagtatttatttttcttactttccACTCTAACAGGAGCATGgtatttttagttgttttttgtttgtttgtttgttttatgccAAGCCACTGTTGCATATGATATGTTGTTCTTCTTAACCCAGCAACtgaagaaaaatacacaacatgcaTTTTAATTAACAGCCTCATTGTCTTCTCTGTTTATCTGTAATGACTGATAAGAAATTTTGAGACTTTTCATCTATCCCCATAATGTTTAATCTATGATATGATAATTGTGGTGGGACATCAAGCAGTTCAAGTGTATCTTGTGCACACATTACTGATATATTCCTTGTGCTCTCAGACATGTACATCCTGGATGATGACAAGTGTGAGGTTCTGGACCAATCAGACGAGCCCTCCCTCTATCTACGCGCCAAACCTGTCAAGGACCGCAGCCCTTTCACCATCCTGGCCTCCTCACGTTTCGTACGCAACCGCTTCCTCaactccctgtctctccctagCAAGAAACTGCGCTCCACCAGCGACCCCAAGACACCATCGGGCTCCCGCACCCCTACTGAACTCAAGACGGGGGGTATGAGGCGAAACAGGACAGTGACAGAGCCGTCTGTTTACTGCACAAGCCAGGGGGACGTCTTCACCCCTGTGTTCAATGGCAGAGGAATGCCGAAGAGTCCCACTGTCAGCCTGGAGACTTCCTTTGTAGGGACCAGAGGGGGCTCCGAGGAGCACCTTGTGGATGGTAGGCTGGCCAGGGGAGGAGGCTCAGGTCTGGTGCTGGTGTCAGGAGGCTCCGGGGGTCTGGGTCTCGGGGGTCCAGGAGGACATGGGGCTGTGGAGCCCCCCAGccgagagagggagcagagcagCCGAGAACGTCTCGCGGGAGGGGACGGTGGCCCCTCCTCTGGTGGAGGTGGTGTGGGAGGGGGCGGCGGAGGTGGCGGAGGGACTCAGTTTAAAAGCCGCAGTCAGAGCTTTAACACGGACACCACAACCAGCGGCATCAGCTCCATGAGTTCCAGCCCCTCCAGGGAGACTGTGGGAAACCCTGACCATCCTGAACCCGAACCGGACTCCTCTGACTGTGTGAGCCTCAACACGGTGGTGTCAGCCAAGACTGTCAAAAcactctcctccctcactccacAGGCTCACACCAACCACATGTCTGCCTCCAAATccaactctgtctctctggtaCCACCCGGCTCCTCTCACACTCTCCCTCGTAGAGCTCAGTCTCTCAAATCCCCCTCAGTCACTACCATCAAGAGCTTAGCAGACTGTAGCTTCATGTACACCAGTCCACGAGATGCACTGGGCTATGCTACACTGAAGAGgctacagcagcagaggataCATCCGTCTTTGTCTCACAGCGAAGCATTGGCATCACCTGCTAAAGACGTGCTCTTCACTGACACCATCACTATGAAGACTGGCAGCTTGGACTCCAGGCTGACACCTCGCAGGTAAATCAGCCAGTGCTGCACAAACCATACAGAAGGAACCATACGTAGTTGCAACTGAGTTTACCATTTCTTGCATGGTGGTCATGCTTCCTCAATTTATTTGTCACCATCGCTGTCTGTTACTTCATAAATAAAACGACAGATGATCATTCGTCGTAGTGAGAGGTGGCCTGGATGTGGTGCTGCAGCTTCAGCAGATGTCTGCCAGGTTAAggttttgttgtttctctccctcagaAGTGAAAGGTCTGACAGTGTGTCTCCTGCACACTCTACCATGTCGATGAGGTTAACTGATAGGAGGGTTACCTGTACCGATCCAAGCAACATAAGTCCGTACCGCAGGCTGTCCAGAACTCTCCTCCCGCGGTGGGTGGACCAGCCAGTGTCCTCCTCATTAGAGATGTAGCTACTAGTGCTGGTGTTTGCCAGGCGCAGATGACCTCATACTTTAGTGGCAGCTCTATGCCTACattggtgttggtggtgttgcTTTCAGTCATGTAGATCCTTAGTGTGAGTGATCCATCCCCATCTAGAAAGACCAAATGCTGCTGGTTCCCTCCTCTGAAAGCTATGAATTTCTGTTAGATCCTTTGTATGAACCTCTCCTGCGTCCATTTGAATTTATACACAAGGTATGTATATTCTCTGTTTAGGGCTGTAGGCACAGAACCTTTGGTATGTTGGTGTTTTAAAGGTAGACTACATGAAATTGCATTTAAGTGAGAACCGTTTAGGCTCAACTGACGACTGGCGACGAAGTGGCGACTCTACATCATGGGGACTCACTGATAAGTGTTTAATCCAAGTCAGTTGAGTCTGAATGGTCCTCACCTCAATTTGCactgtgcacctttaaaaaaaatgcataatacaCCTTGCATTATACATTGCAGTTGTATAAAATTTTGGGTAGATGCAGTTCCTATGACTTTGTGACCTGTTAGCTGCTGCTTGCTCCGTATGGCTTTAGAGTCCTTTGTGTTAGTCTTTTTCTGTGTCTTCCCATCTTCCTTCTCACTCTCTGGTCAATAAGTCTTGTTCTGTATCCATTACCcaacattttctgctttgttcCCTGTGTTCCTTTTCACTCCCAGTCTCTCCCCCCGGATCCTCTCACACACCTCTCCTCTTGCCCTCCCTAGGTTTCTAAAGGCTTTGAGCTTTGCCTCACTGGATAAAGAGGAGCTTCTCAGTCCCATTAACCAGAGCACCCTGCATCGCTGCTCCTCAGTGCGCTCAATGGTCTCTAGTGCCACCTTTGGATGCAATGATGACTACATTGGCCTTGCGCTGCCCTTGGACATCAATGAGATGTTCCAC from Myripristis murdjan chromosome 9, fMyrMur1.1, whole genome shotgun sequence encodes:
- the LOC115365042 gene encoding rapamycin-insensitive companion of mTOR-like isoform X1, whose protein sequence is MAASFRGRPIRSLRMRGRNDSGEENVPLDLTREPSDNFREILQNVAKPHGVSNMRKLGHLNNLIKLLCSIGHREEKFGFTYEEIIICLRLALLNEAKEVRAAGLRALRYLIRDTSVLQKVLRLQVDYLISRCIDIQQSNEGERTQALRLVRKIITVNAMLFPTSIANSLIAVGTDGLQERDRMVRAAIAIICELALKNPEVVAKRGGLSTILKSVIDCQLSRINEALITTILHLLNHPRTRQYVRTDVELEQILAPFTDFHYRHNADTAEGQLKEDREARFLSSRMAIVAAFRSWSGIINLCKAGNSGIQSLIGLLCIPNMEVRKGLLEVLYEIFRLPLPIATQDFTEALLSVDPSRFQDSWRLSDGFVAAEAKVILPHRARSRPDLMDNYLALVLSAFITSGLLEGLVEVVTSSDDQLAVRATILLGELLHMANTILPHSHSHHLHCLPTLINMAASFDIPQEKRLRASAAVNHLKRFHEKKKRGSKPYSLYLDHIIRKSVSSHNRRDSHSRAHRDIYVIKDTEDALMMNLRDSHILNHKQNLDWNWLLIATILKWPNVNLRNNKDEQMHKFVRRLLYFYKPSSKLYAALELDHPKARQLTVVGCQFVEFLMESDEQDGQGYLEDLVRDMVSWLSSSSGLKPERCLQSNGLLTTLSQHYFLFLGTLSAHPHGVKLLEKCGLFQCLLNLCSVKNQDAVLKLAVSTLDYSRDGLARVILSKILTAATDTCRLYATKHLRVLLRAGVEFFSSWGMELLVTQLHDHSKAVSMEALDILDEACEDKANLHALIQLKPALSHLGDKGLLLLLRFLSIPKGFSYLNERGYVSKQLDKWQKEYNLKYVDLIEEQLNEALTTYRKPVDGDNYVRRSNQRLQRPNVYLPVHLYGQLVHDKTGCHLLEAQSVVPDLSYTVRSPMLDTWEGIKQLKAALWALGNIGSSNWGLNLLQEENVIPDILALAQHCEVLSVRGTCVYVLGVISKTKQGCEVLKQYGWDAVRHSRRTLWPVTPEEVDTQLTSELSSVPSTLSLNSESTSSRHNSESESQPNMYILDDDKCEVLDQSDEPSLYLRAKPVKDRSPFTILASSRFVRNRFLNSLSLPSKKLRSTSDPKTPSGSRTPTELKTGGMRRNRTVTEPSVYCTSQGDVFTPVFNGRGMPKSPTVSLETSFVGTRGGSEEHLVDGRLARGGGSGLVLVSGGSGGLGLGGPGGHGAVEPPSREREQSSRERLAGGDGGPSSGGGGVGGGGGGGGGTQFKSRSQSFNTDTTTSGISSMSSSPSRETVGNPDHPEPEPDSSDCVSLNTVVSAKTVKTLSSLTPQAHTNHMSASKSNSVSLVPPGSSHTLPRRAQSLKSPSVTTIKSLADCSFMYTSPRDALGYATLKRLQQQRIHPSLSHSEALASPAKDVLFTDTITMKTGSLDSRLTPRRSERSDSVSPAHSTMSMRLTDRRVTCTDPSNISPYRRLSRTLLPRFLKALSFASLDKEELLSPINQSTLHRCSSVRSMVSSATFGCNDDYIGLALPLDINEMFHIRDTPYFQQRISPPSDERKRFLFGDGDGDRPPVPVLKQQFSISELIASRGDSQNHALGSEETGLQDHTEDNCLYCVGAIVLGYPTQPQINSTHPRTDYVDFPSWGGQSGHRLEVMPQSKFSGVSGCSDAAVSQGSVCSTPTPSDIVIGGKAIPEDTPACRVLLRKEVLRLIINLSSSVGTKGHETGLLTIKEKFPYAFDDICLYSEVSHLLAHCMFRLASRRFIQELFQDVHFMPMYEEAEAILTKPPKPAEEDVDPPAES